Proteins encoded together in one Mycolicibacter minnesotensis window:
- a CDS encoding SRPBCC family protein: protein MPLVSKTVEVAANAATIMGIVADFEAYPQWNEEVKGIWVLARYDDGRPSQLRLDASYSGFDGTFIQAVYYPSATQIQTVLQQGDLFSKQEQLFSVVEIGPTTLLTVDMNIETEMAVPKPMLKKAFSNALDYLADNLKRRAEDLAAR from the coding sequence GTGCCGCTCGTGAGCAAGACCGTCGAAGTCGCTGCCAATGCCGCCACGATCATGGGGATCGTGGCGGATTTCGAGGCGTACCCGCAGTGGAACGAAGAGGTCAAAGGGATCTGGGTGCTGGCCCGCTACGACGACGGAAGGCCGAGCCAGCTACGGCTTGACGCGTCCTACTCGGGTTTCGACGGCACCTTCATCCAGGCCGTCTACTACCCCAGCGCCACTCAGATCCAGACCGTGCTCCAGCAGGGCGACCTGTTCAGCAAGCAGGAGCAGTTGTTCTCGGTTGTCGAGATCGGGCCCACCACACTGCTCACCGTCGACATGAACATCGAGACCGAGATGGCGGTGCCCAAGCCGATGCTCAAGAAGGCTTTCAGCAACGCTCTGGACTATCTGGCCGACAATCTCAAACGGCGCGCCGAAGACTTGGCCGCACGCTAG
- a CDS encoding acyl-CoA thioesterase, with product MSSDAAVPPTPEGLTSHDFPVHWPVLTRWADNDMFGHLNNAVYYQLFDTAINGWIAAHVEVDPVAMPELGVVAESGCRFLGELGFPDRLAVGLAVTRLGRSSVTYRLAVFRAPEGDAAAPAAAIGHWVHVYVDRASRRPVPIPEGIRALLSTAQV from the coding sequence ATGAGTTCGGACGCTGCGGTCCCGCCTACGCCGGAAGGATTGACCAGCCACGACTTTCCGGTGCATTGGCCGGTGCTGACCCGGTGGGCGGACAACGACATGTTCGGCCACCTCAACAACGCGGTCTACTACCAGCTGTTCGACACCGCGATCAATGGTTGGATCGCGGCCCACGTCGAGGTCGACCCGGTCGCGATGCCTGAGCTGGGGGTGGTTGCCGAGTCGGGGTGCCGGTTCCTGGGCGAACTCGGGTTTCCCGACCGACTCGCGGTCGGACTGGCCGTGACCCGATTGGGCCGCAGCAGTGTGACCTACCGACTGGCGGTGTTTCGCGCTCCAGAAGGCGACGCCGCCGCCCCCGCGGCCGCGATCGGGCACTGGGTGCACGTCTACGTCGATCGCGCCAGCCGGCGACCGGTGCCGATCCCCGAAGGCATTCGCGCACTGTTGAGCACCGCCCAGGTTTAG
- a CDS encoding MCE family protein, with protein MRTLEPPNRARIGIIGVATLALVTLVGQTFTTVPMLFAEPSYFGELSDTGGLTAGDKVRISGVDVGKVQDLSIAGDHVLVKFSVGANPIGSDSIIGVKTDTILGKKVLSIEPKGEHRIAPQAVLPLGQSTTPYQLYDAVFDATKAASGWDIDTVKKSLKVLSETVEETSPDLSAALDGVAKFSDTIGKRDDEITHLLAQSNQIASVVGARSGQIDALLRNTQTLSAAVNQRSQAISALLGNIAYFGEQVQGLVRDNPGLDLNHVFEEASNITGMLVRRQDDLREMFTILGRYLTIVNEAMASGPYFKVSTLNLIPYWILQPWVDAAFKKRGISPEEFWRNSGLPEFRYPDPNGTRFANGAPPPAPQVIEGTPEHPGPAVAPGSPCSYAPAAGMFPTPGNPLPCANLDPNDGPFGRSGPYPGPTDVLVSPANPDGIPSSPGISIAGRPGETPPLVPGTPVPMPDANPGGRSEPMGPVAGPAAANPGAAPPPAPLAPGPPAPPGPGNQLPAPFITPGEGGNSTPGGGGGARGSERP; from the coding sequence GTGAGAACTCTCGAACCGCCCAACCGGGCACGGATCGGCATTATCGGCGTCGCGACGCTGGCGTTGGTAACTCTGGTGGGGCAGACCTTCACCACGGTGCCGATGCTTTTCGCCGAGCCAAGTTACTTCGGAGAGCTCTCCGACACCGGCGGCCTGACCGCCGGGGATAAGGTGCGCATCTCGGGCGTGGACGTCGGCAAGGTCCAGGACCTGTCCATCGCCGGCGACCACGTGCTGGTGAAGTTCTCGGTCGGGGCCAACCCGATCGGCAGCGACAGCATCATCGGGGTGAAGACCGACACCATCCTGGGCAAGAAGGTCCTGTCGATCGAACCGAAGGGCGAGCACCGCATCGCCCCGCAAGCGGTCCTGCCGCTGGGCCAGAGCACCACGCCCTATCAGCTCTACGACGCGGTCTTCGACGCGACCAAGGCCGCTTCCGGCTGGGACATCGACACGGTCAAGAAGTCGTTGAAGGTGCTCTCGGAAACAGTCGAGGAGACCTCTCCCGACCTGAGCGCCGCGCTGGATGGTGTCGCGAAGTTCTCCGACACCATCGGCAAGCGTGACGACGAGATCACTCACTTGCTGGCACAGAGCAACCAGATCGCGAGCGTCGTCGGCGCCCGCAGCGGGCAGATCGATGCGCTGCTGCGCAACACCCAGACACTGTCGGCCGCGGTCAACCAGCGCAGCCAGGCGATCTCGGCGTTGCTCGGCAACATCGCGTACTTCGGCGAACAGGTTCAGGGCCTGGTCCGGGACAACCCGGGCTTGGATCTGAACCACGTCTTCGAAGAGGCCTCCAACATCACCGGCATGCTGGTCCGGCGCCAGGATGACCTCCGGGAGATGTTCACCATCTTGGGTAGGTACCTGACGATCGTCAACGAGGCGATGGCATCGGGACCGTACTTCAAAGTCTCGACCCTGAACCTGATCCCGTACTGGATCCTGCAGCCGTGGGTCGACGCGGCGTTCAAGAAGCGCGGCATCTCGCCCGAGGAATTCTGGCGCAACTCCGGCCTGCCCGAATTCCGCTACCCGGACCCGAACGGAACCCGGTTCGCCAACGGTGCGCCGCCGCCTGCTCCGCAGGTGATCGAGGGCACGCCCGAGCACCCGGGGCCCGCAGTCGCGCCGGGATCGCCGTGCTCCTACGCACCTGCCGCGGGCATGTTCCCGACCCCGGGCAACCCGCTGCCGTGCGCCAACCTGGACCCGAATGACGGCCCGTTCGGACGAAGCGGACCGTACCCCGGCCCGACCGACGTGTTGGTCTCGCCGGCGAACCCCGATGGCATCCCGTCATCGCCGGGCATCTCTATCGCGGGTCGTCCGGGTGAGACGCCGCCATTGGTGCCGGGCACTCCGGTTCCGATGCCCGACGCCAACCCCGGCGGACGCTCCGAGCCCATGGGCCCGGTGGCGGGCCCGGCCGCGGCCAACCCGGGCGCGGCACCGCCCCCGGCACCCTTGGCCCCCGGACCTCCGGCGCCGCCCGGACCCGGCAACCAACTACCCGCACCGTTCATCACCCCGGGCGAAGGTGGCAACAGCACGCCCGGTGGCGGCGGTGGCGCGCGAGGGAGTGAACGCCCGTGA
- a CDS encoding MCE family protein yields MSTIFDIRNRQLPERSRKTVIIGSLLLALALLAGLGGVQLFRKLNSTTVVAYFPQTDALYPGDAVQIMGVRVGAIDKIEPAGDQMKVTLHYNNKYKVPADASAIILNPTLVASRTIQLEPPYRGGPVLADKAVIPEERTEIPVEWDTLRNDVTNIINKLGPTAEQPKGPIGEAIETFADSLSGKGSEINTAFDSLSSALTALNKGRGDFFAVVRSLSLFVKALDHNDQQFVALNHDLAKFTSNLNSTDQALATATDQFYATMTIIKAFLNQNAKPLVQSINNVAEVTTAITQPEALEGFETALHILPNVLAGVDEIYHPAQGMVLSNPVIANFANPMQFLCSAIQAGSRLGYQDSAELCAEYLAPVADAIKFNYLPFGINIWNSAYTTPKEIAYSEPRLQPPPGYKDTTVPGIWVPDTPTSHRNTQPGWITAPGMQGVEPGHDTARLLTPESLAQLMGGPDPAPVDSQYQTPPGPPNSYDESAGPLPFIGLPAGQAPIAPPPPGPNVIPGPAVPLAPRGNG; encoded by the coding sequence GTGAGCACCATCTTTGACATTCGTAACCGGCAGCTTCCCGAGCGTTCGCGCAAGACGGTGATCATCGGATCGCTGCTGCTGGCGCTTGCGCTGTTGGCCGGCCTCGGCGGGGTGCAGCTGTTCCGCAAGCTGAACAGCACCACCGTGGTCGCTTACTTCCCGCAGACCGACGCGCTGTACCCCGGTGACGCGGTACAGATCATGGGTGTTCGCGTGGGCGCGATCGACAAGATCGAGCCGGCGGGCGACCAGATGAAGGTCACCCTGCACTACAACAACAAGTACAAGGTGCCCGCCGACGCCTCGGCGATCATCTTGAACCCGACCCTGGTGGCATCGCGGACCATCCAGCTTGAGCCCCCCTACCGGGGCGGGCCGGTGCTGGCCGACAAAGCGGTGATTCCCGAGGAGCGCACTGAGATCCCGGTCGAATGGGACACCCTGCGCAACGATGTCACCAACATCATCAACAAGCTCGGGCCGACAGCCGAGCAGCCCAAGGGCCCGATCGGTGAAGCCATCGAGACCTTCGCCGACAGCCTGTCGGGCAAGGGTTCGGAGATCAACACCGCCTTCGACAGCCTCTCCTCCGCGCTGACCGCGCTGAACAAGGGTCGCGGCGACTTCTTTGCGGTGGTGCGCAGCCTGTCGCTGTTTGTCAAGGCACTTGACCACAATGACCAGCAGTTCGTCGCGCTCAACCACGATCTGGCCAAGTTCACCAGCAACCTGAACAGCACCGACCAGGCGTTGGCGACTGCGACGGACCAGTTCTACGCCACCATGACGATCATCAAGGCGTTCCTCAACCAGAACGCCAAGCCGCTGGTGCAAAGCATCAACAACGTGGCAGAGGTCACGACGGCGATCACCCAGCCCGAGGCGCTGGAGGGCTTCGAGACCGCGTTGCACATCCTGCCGAACGTGCTGGCGGGCGTGGACGAGATCTACCACCCGGCACAGGGCATGGTGCTCAGCAACCCGGTCATCGCGAACTTCGCGAACCCGATGCAGTTCCTGTGCAGCGCGATCCAGGCCGGCAGCCGGCTGGGTTACCAGGACTCCGCGGAACTGTGTGCGGAATACCTGGCACCGGTGGCCGACGCGATCAAGTTCAACTACCTGCCGTTCGGTATCAACATCTGGAACAGCGCGTACACCACGCCGAAAGAGATCGCCTACTCCGAGCCGCGCCTGCAGCCGCCTCCGGGGTACAAGGACACAACCGTCCCGGGCATCTGGGTGCCCGACACCCCAACCTCGCACCGCAACACCCAGCCGGGCTGGATCACCGCGCCGGGTATGCAAGGTGTGGAGCCTGGCCACGACACCGCGCGTTTGCTCACCCCGGAGTCCTTGGCGCAGCTGATGGGCGGACCCGACCCGGCACCGGTCGATTCCCAGTACCAGACGCCTCCTGGGCCGCCCAACTCCTATGACGAGTCTGCCGGGCCGCTGCCGTTCATCGGACTGCCTGCTGGCCAGGCGCCGATCGCACCACCGCCGCCGGGTCCGAACGTGATCCCCG
- a CDS encoding alcohol dehydrogenase catalytic domain-containing protein has translation MTTIRGAVLERIGAPRPYATSRPLTVAEVELDPPGDTDLLVRIEAAGVCHSDLSVVDGNRVRPVPMLLGHEAAGIVEAVGAQVTGVRPGQRVVLTFLPRCGHCAACATDGLAPCEPGSAANGAGTLLDGGLHLHRAGQTVYHHLGVSGFATHAVVSQTSAVPVPDDVPPTVAALLGCAVLTGGGAVLNVGRPAPGDTVAAIGLGGVGMAAVLTALAHDGVQVLAIDRLPDKLATATALGAHRTYTPQQALDAGVRAPVVIEAAGHPAALETAIGLTAPGGRTITVGLPPPDARISVSPLSLVAEGRSLIGSYLGSAVPARDIPRFVELWRAGRLPVEQLVSATVPLEQINEAMDSLADGVAVRQIITFDGP, from the coding sequence ATGACCACCATCCGCGGGGCGGTGCTGGAGCGGATCGGGGCGCCTCGCCCCTATGCCACGTCCCGCCCGTTGACCGTGGCGGAGGTGGAACTGGACCCACCCGGTGACACCGACCTGCTGGTGCGCATCGAGGCCGCCGGAGTCTGCCACTCCGATCTGTCGGTGGTCGACGGCAACCGGGTCCGGCCGGTGCCCATGCTGCTCGGCCATGAGGCCGCCGGCATCGTGGAAGCGGTCGGTGCACAGGTGACCGGGGTGCGGCCTGGGCAGCGGGTGGTGCTGACGTTCTTGCCGCGCTGCGGCCACTGCGCGGCGTGCGCCACCGACGGCCTGGCGCCGTGTGAACCAGGCAGCGCCGCCAACGGCGCCGGCACCCTGCTCGACGGCGGGCTGCACCTGCACCGCGCCGGCCAGACCGTCTACCACCACCTCGGGGTCTCCGGGTTCGCCACACATGCCGTGGTCAGCCAGACCAGTGCCGTGCCGGTTCCCGACGACGTGCCACCGACCGTGGCCGCGTTGCTGGGGTGCGCGGTGTTGACCGGAGGCGGGGCGGTACTCAACGTCGGCCGGCCGGCACCGGGAGACACCGTCGCGGCGATCGGGCTCGGCGGAGTGGGGATGGCCGCGGTGCTGACCGCCCTGGCCCACGACGGCGTGCAGGTCCTCGCGATCGACCGGCTGCCGGACAAGCTGGCCACCGCCACCGCGCTGGGAGCGCACCGCACCTACACCCCGCAGCAGGCACTGGACGCCGGGGTGCGCGCCCCCGTGGTGATCGAGGCGGCGGGTCATCCCGCTGCGCTGGAGACTGCGATCGGTCTGACCGCACCGGGCGGGCGCACCATCACCGTCGGCCTGCCACCGCCAGACGCCCGGATCAGCGTGTCCCCCCTGAGCCTGGTCGCGGAGGGTCGCTCGCTGATCGGCAGCTACCTGGGTTCAGCGGTACCGGCGCGCGACATCCCACGCTTCGTGGAGTTGTGGCGGGCCGGCCGTCTGCCCGTGGAACAGCTGGTGTCGGCGACCGTGCCGCTCGAGCAGATCAACGAAGCCATGGACTCCCTCGCCGACGGCGTCGCGGTGCGTCAGATCATCACGTTCGACGGACCCTGA
- a CDS encoding MCE family protein, producing MNITRTALKLGAVGSVLLLFTVGLVVVFGQIRFDRTAGYSAEFSNASGLRQGQFVRASGVEIGKVKKVRLVDGGRRAVVDFDVDRSLPLFQSTTAQIRYSDLIGNRYLELKRGDGEGADQRLPIGGFIPASRTEPALDLDALIGGFKPVFRALDPEKINTIASTIVTVFQGQGGTINDILEQTAQLTAHIADRDAAIGEVVKNLNVVLDTAVRHRQTFDETVDNFDKLVKGLNNNATGLANGTAEFGNAAGNLADLLADNRKQLHSIFPVAGPEPPDRLDDVDQILQKIPKAMKLIGRTGVYGDFFNFYLCDVTIKLPGLQPGGPIRNARLWQQPTGRCTPQ from the coding sequence ATGAACATCACCAGAACCGCCCTCAAACTCGGCGCCGTCGGCTCGGTGCTGCTGCTCTTCACGGTCGGACTCGTCGTGGTCTTCGGGCAGATCCGGTTCGACCGGACGGCCGGTTACTCCGCCGAATTCAGCAACGCCAGCGGCCTGCGTCAGGGCCAGTTCGTGCGTGCCTCCGGCGTGGAGATCGGCAAGGTCAAGAAGGTCAGGCTGGTCGACGGTGGACGTCGGGCAGTGGTGGACTTCGACGTCGACCGCTCGCTGCCGCTGTTTCAGTCCACCACCGCGCAGATCCGCTACTCCGACCTCATCGGCAACCGGTACCTGGAGCTCAAGCGGGGCGACGGCGAGGGCGCCGACCAGCGGCTGCCCATCGGCGGCTTCATCCCCGCCTCCCGTACCGAGCCGGCGCTGGACCTGGATGCGCTGATCGGCGGGTTCAAGCCGGTGTTCCGCGCACTGGACCCGGAAAAGATCAACACCATCGCGTCTACCATCGTCACGGTCTTCCAGGGCCAGGGCGGCACCATCAACGACATCCTCGAGCAGACCGCTCAGCTGACTGCCCACATCGCCGACCGGGACGCAGCCATCGGTGAAGTGGTCAAGAACCTGAACGTGGTTCTCGACACCGCGGTCCGGCATCGCCAGACCTTCGACGAGACAGTCGACAACTTCGACAAACTGGTCAAGGGTTTGAACAACAATGCAACCGGCCTGGCGAACGGCACCGCCGAGTTCGGTAACGCCGCAGGCAATCTGGCAGACCTACTGGCCGACAACCGGAAGCAGCTGCACAGCATCTTCCCGGTGGCCGGTCCGGAGCCGCCCGACCGGCTCGACGATGTCGACCAGATTCTGCAGAAGATTCCCAAGGCGATGAAGCTGATCGGGCGCACCGGCGTCTACGGTGACTTCTTCAACTTCTACCTCTGCGACGTGACCATCAAGCTTCCTGGATTGCAACCCGGCGGCCCGATCCGAAACGCTCGTCTGTGGCAGCAGCCGACGGGGAGGTGCACGCCCCAGTGA
- a CDS encoding ABC transporter permease produces MSTSAVVRGRFPGLVANYQRYVGMAGRGLERSGRLGWFSVTALREIPWALRRYRTETLRLVAELGMGTGAMAVIGGTVAIMGFVMLAGGSLIAIQGFTSLGNIGVETYTGFAAALVNVRVVGPVNAGIALAATVGAGATAELGAMRISEEIDALEVMGINSIAYLVSTRVVAGFTVIIPLYALALIMAFAAPQIVTTLFFGQSSGTYEHYFRTFLRPDDVFWSFIETILIAVVVMVTHCYYGFKASGGPVGVGAAVGQSMRLSLITVPTVVLLAALALYGVNPNFNLTM; encoded by the coding sequence ATGTCGACATCGGCAGTAGTTCGGGGCCGCTTTCCCGGGCTGGTTGCGAACTACCAGCGTTATGTCGGGATGGCCGGTCGGGGGCTCGAAAGGAGTGGGCGGCTCGGCTGGTTCTCGGTCACCGCGCTCCGGGAGATCCCCTGGGCGTTGCGCCGGTACCGCACCGAGACCCTGCGCCTCGTAGCCGAATTGGGCATGGGCACCGGCGCCATGGCCGTGATCGGCGGCACCGTCGCCATCATGGGCTTCGTGATGTTGGCCGGCGGCTCACTCATCGCCATCCAGGGCTTCACCTCGCTGGGCAACATCGGCGTCGAGACCTACACCGGTTTCGCCGCGGCCTTGGTCAACGTCCGCGTGGTCGGGCCGGTGAATGCCGGTATCGCCCTGGCGGCGACGGTCGGCGCGGGCGCCACTGCCGAGCTCGGCGCGATGCGCATCAGCGAGGAGATCGACGCCCTTGAGGTGATGGGCATCAACTCCATCGCGTACCTGGTGTCTACCCGCGTGGTCGCCGGCTTCACCGTGATCATCCCGCTCTACGCGCTCGCCCTGATCATGGCGTTCGCCGCGCCGCAGATCGTCACCACGTTGTTCTTCGGGCAGTCGTCGGGCACCTATGAGCACTACTTCCGAACATTCCTACGGCCAGACGACGTGTTCTGGTCATTCATCGAGACCATCCTGATCGCGGTGGTGGTCATGGTGACGCACTGCTACTACGGCTTCAAAGCCAGTGGTGGCCCGGTCGGCGTCGGTGCCGCGGTGGGTCAGTCGATGAGGCTGTCGCTGATCACCGTTCCCACGGTGGTGCTGCTCGCAGCGTTGGCGCTCTACGGCGTCAACCCCAACTTCAACCTAACGATGTGA
- a CDS encoding MlaE family ABC transporter permease produces the protein MVGGFFRMCALTARALFKRPFQWRETLQQGWFITSVAIIPTIAVAIPLTVLLVFTLNILLAQFGAADVSGAGAGIAAVTQLGPLVTVLVVAGAGSTAICADLGARTIREEIDAMEVLGIDPIHRLVVPRVIAATVVALLLNALVIVIGLTGGFLFGVYLQNVSGGAYLSTLTLLTGLPEVIISTVKASVFGLIAGLVGCYRGLTVRGGSKGLGTAVNETVVLCVLALFAVNVVLTTIGVKFGTGT, from the coding sequence ATGGTCGGCGGATTCTTCCGAATGTGTGCGCTCACCGCCCGCGCGTTGTTCAAGCGGCCATTCCAATGGCGCGAGACGCTGCAGCAGGGCTGGTTCATCACCAGCGTCGCCATCATTCCGACCATCGCGGTCGCGATACCACTGACGGTGCTCCTGGTCTTCACGCTCAATATCCTGTTGGCGCAGTTCGGTGCCGCCGACGTCTCCGGTGCCGGGGCGGGTATCGCCGCGGTCACCCAGCTGGGGCCCCTGGTCACGGTGCTGGTGGTCGCCGGAGCCGGCTCCACCGCGATCTGTGCCGACCTCGGTGCCCGCACCATCCGCGAAGAGATCGACGCGATGGAGGTGCTCGGCATCGACCCGATCCATCGGCTGGTGGTGCCCCGGGTGATCGCCGCGACTGTGGTGGCTCTGCTGCTCAACGCCCTGGTGATCGTGATCGGCTTGACCGGCGGCTTCCTGTTCGGTGTCTACCTGCAGAACGTGTCCGGCGGCGCCTACCTGTCCACCTTGACCCTGCTCACCGGCCTGCCCGAGGTGATCATCTCGACGGTGAAGGCGAGCGTGTTCGGACTCATCGCCGGCCTGGTCGGCTGCTACCGGGGACTTACCGTTCGCGGCGGCTCCAAAGGCTTGGGCACCGCCGTGAACGAAACCGTGGTGCTGTGCGTGCTTGCGTTGTTCGCCGTGAACGTGGTGCTGACCACCATCGGCGTGAAGTTCGGAACGGGGACCTGA
- the fadD5 gene encoding fatty-acid--CoA ligase FadD5 gives MSHATVDPAEQPYRARRQNWVNQLDRHALMQPDAPALRYLGQTTTWAQLRARVGALADALHRRGVRAGDRVMILMLNRTEFVESVLAANMLGGIAVPVNFRLTPPEIAYLVTDCEARVLITEPALVPVATGVRGLAGVPEILNDIVVAGAPADEAAGLLGYEDLINETGEAHQPVDIPNDSPALIMYTSGTTGLPKGAVLTHTNLVGQTMTALHTSGTGIADVAFIGVPFFHIAGVGNLLPGMWLGIPTVINPLGAFDAGQLLDVLAAERVTGIFLVPAQWQAVCAQQKANPRDIRLRTMSWGAAPASDAQLREMAETFPGTKILAAFGQTEMSPVTCILLGEDATRKRGSVGTVIPTVSARVVDEQMNDVAVGEVGEIVYRAPTLMSGYWNKPEATAEAFAGGWFHSGDLVKMDEDGYVWVVDRKKDMIISGGENVYCAEVENALSDHPDIAEVAVIGRPHERWGEVPVAVAAVSRPGLSLADLDDFLTARLARYKHPKALEIVEALPRNPAGKVLKTELRIHFGSAPGTE, from the coding sequence TTGAGCCACGCAACCGTCGATCCCGCTGAACAGCCCTACCGCGCTCGTCGCCAGAACTGGGTCAATCAGCTGGACCGGCACGCACTGATGCAGCCGGACGCCCCAGCCTTGCGGTACCTGGGCCAGACCACCACCTGGGCGCAGCTGCGTGCCCGCGTCGGCGCGCTGGCCGACGCGCTGCACCGGCGCGGGGTCCGCGCCGGTGATCGGGTGATGATCTTGATGCTCAACCGCACCGAATTCGTCGAATCGGTGCTGGCCGCGAACATGCTGGGCGGGATCGCGGTACCGGTCAATTTCCGTCTCACCCCGCCGGAGATCGCTTACCTGGTCACCGACTGCGAGGCCAGGGTGCTGATCACCGAACCGGCCCTGGTTCCGGTGGCGACGGGCGTCCGAGGCCTGGCCGGTGTGCCGGAGATCCTGAACGACATCGTGGTGGCCGGCGCTCCGGCCGACGAGGCAGCGGGCCTGCTCGGCTACGAAGACCTGATCAACGAGACCGGCGAGGCGCATCAGCCGGTGGACATTCCCAACGATTCACCGGCGCTGATCATGTACACCTCGGGAACCACCGGCTTGCCCAAGGGCGCGGTGCTCACCCACACCAACCTGGTCGGCCAGACCATGACCGCGTTGCACACCTCCGGCACAGGGATCGCCGACGTGGCGTTCATCGGGGTGCCCTTCTTCCACATCGCCGGCGTGGGCAATCTGCTGCCCGGTATGTGGTTGGGAATCCCGACCGTCATCAACCCCCTCGGTGCTTTCGACGCCGGCCAGTTGCTTGATGTGCTGGCCGCCGAGCGGGTCACCGGCATTTTCCTGGTGCCGGCCCAATGGCAGGCGGTCTGCGCCCAACAGAAGGCCAACCCGCGCGACATCCGGTTGCGGACCATGTCATGGGGTGCGGCGCCGGCCTCGGATGCGCAGCTGCGTGAGATGGCCGAGACGTTCCCCGGCACCAAGATCCTGGCAGCGTTCGGGCAGACGGAGATGTCACCGGTGACCTGCATCCTGCTGGGCGAGGACGCCACCAGAAAGCGGGGTTCGGTCGGAACCGTCATCCCGACGGTGTCTGCTCGGGTCGTCGACGAACAGATGAATGACGTCGCCGTCGGGGAGGTGGGTGAGATCGTCTATCGCGCACCGACCCTGATGAGCGGCTACTGGAACAAGCCGGAGGCCACCGCCGAGGCCTTCGCCGGTGGCTGGTTCCACTCCGGCGACTTGGTCAAGATGGACGAAGACGGCTACGTCTGGGTGGTCGACCGTAAGAAGGACATGATCATCTCCGGCGGGGAGAACGTCTACTGCGCCGAAGTGGAGAACGCGCTCTCGGATCACCCCGACATCGCCGAGGTCGCCGTGATCGGGCGTCCCCACGAACGGTGGGGCGAAGTTCCGGTGGCCGTCGCCGCGGTCTCCCGGCCGGGTCTCTCGCTGGCCGACCTCGATGACTTCCTGACCGCGCGGCTGGCCCGCTACAAGCACCCCAAGGCGCTCGAAATCGTTGAGGCCCTGCCCCGTAACCCGGCGGGCAAGGTACTCAAAACCGAATTGCGGATTCACTTCGGTTCCGCGCCGGGAACCGAGTAG
- a CDS encoding MCE family protein: MATGKQNRVHKPPFKLAGVVTFAVLALIGGLVYGQFRGAFTKTTSLTMVAPRAGLVMDPGGPVTYNGVQIGRVAEIAPTEYENKPAAKFTLDVNPKYIKLIPSNVKADIMATTLFGNKYVSLSAPEHPSRERITTKSIIATSVTTELNTLFETVNNLSEHIDPIKLNLTLHAAAEALTGLGDKLGQSLVNGNQVLDDVNARMPSFRRDLKGFANLGEIYADGAPDLVGFLDTSVVTVKTITNQQKELDAALLGAAGVGNLGADVTERFGPYFRAQFSDLVPVSALLDEYSPELFCAIRNLAEGAPKVYDFLGGDGYSLATNSELVGPANPYIYPENLPRYNARGGPGGAPGCWQEITHDFWPAPYLVADTGVSQAPYNHFDTGSPLAIDYVWGRQVGDYTINP, translated from the coding sequence ATGGCAACCGGGAAGCAGAACAGAGTGCACAAGCCGCCGTTCAAGCTGGCCGGCGTGGTTACCTTCGCTGTGCTGGCGCTGATCGGAGGACTGGTCTACGGCCAGTTCCGCGGCGCCTTCACCAAGACGACGTCGCTGACCATGGTGGCTCCGCGCGCCGGCCTGGTGATGGACCCGGGCGGACCCGTCACCTACAACGGTGTCCAGATCGGTCGCGTCGCTGAGATTGCGCCGACGGAGTACGAGAACAAGCCGGCCGCCAAGTTCACCCTCGACGTGAACCCCAAGTACATCAAGCTGATTCCGTCCAACGTCAAAGCCGACATCATGGCGACCACGCTGTTCGGCAACAAGTACGTGTCCCTGAGTGCGCCCGAGCACCCTTCGCGGGAACGCATCACCACCAAGAGCATCATCGCGACGTCGGTGACGACGGAACTCAACACCCTGTTCGAGACCGTCAACAACCTCTCGGAGCACATCGACCCGATCAAGCTGAATCTGACGCTGCATGCCGCGGCGGAGGCATTGACCGGGTTGGGCGACAAGCTCGGCCAATCGCTGGTCAACGGCAACCAGGTCCTCGATGACGTCAACGCGCGGATGCCCTCCTTCCGCCGCGACCTCAAGGGCTTCGCCAACCTGGGCGAGATCTACGCCGACGGAGCACCGGACCTGGTCGGGTTCTTGGACACCTCGGTCGTGACCGTCAAGACCATCACCAACCAGCAGAAGGAGCTCGACGCCGCACTGCTGGGCGCCGCCGGAGTGGGCAACCTCGGGGCGGACGTCACGGAGCGGTTCGGGCCGTACTTCCGGGCACAGTTCTCCGACCTGGTCCCGGTGTCGGCGCTGCTCGACGAGTACAGCCCCGAGTTGTTCTGCGCCATCCGCAACCTTGCCGAGGGCGCACCCAAGGTCTACGACTTCCTCGGCGGCGACGGCTACTCGCTCGCTACCAACAGTGAGCTGGTCGGACCGGCCAACCCGTACATCTATCCCGAGAACCTGCCGCGTTACAACGCTCGCGGTGGCCCCGGCGGTGCGCCGGGCTGCTGGCAGGAGATCACTCACGACTTCTGGCCGGCGCCTTACCTGGTGGCCGACACAGGAGTCAGCCAAGCGCCTTACAACCACTTTGATACCGGATCGCCCCTGGCCATTGATTACGTCTGGGGTCGCCAAGTCGGGGATTACACGATTAACCCATGA